The following proteins come from a genomic window of bacterium:
- a CDS encoding restriction endonuclease produces the protein MKLILDKKLAANYKNASQKARILTEQWVDNSVFCPNCGHLNIDKYPNNQPVADFYCVNCREDYELKSKQSALGTKIVDGAYRTMLERLTSSNNPNFFLLNYDLANLEVINFLVIPKHFFVPEIIEKRKPLALTARRAGWVGCNIILNNIPQTGKIFFVHNRQIESKKKVLSNWRKTLFLREEKEISAKGWLLDVMRCVDKLGKREFTLDEIYTFEGELSKLHPDNKHIKDKIRQQLQLLRDKGYLDFVSRGYYRLT, from the coding sequence ATGAAGCTAATACTTGATAAAAAACTGGCGGCAAACTACAAAAACGCTTCACAAAAAGCGCGTATCCTGACTGAACAATGGGTTGATAATTCCGTTTTTTGCCCGAACTGCGGTCATCTTAATATTGATAAATATCCCAATAACCAGCCCGTTGCCGATTTCTATTGCGTGAATTGTCGTGAAGATTACGAACTGAAAAGCAAGCAGAGCGCTCTCGGGACAAAAATTGTGGACGGCGCGTACCGCACAATGCTTGAGCGGCTTACAAGCAGTAACAACCCGAATTTTTTCCTGCTGAATTATGATTTGGCGAACCTTGAAGTAATAAACTTTCTGGTTATCCCTAAACATTTTTTCGTTCCGGAAATAATAGAGAAGAGAAAACCTCTTGCCCTGACAGCCCGGCGAGCCGGCTGGGTTGGCTGTAATATTATCCTTAATAATATTCCACAAACAGGGAAAATATTCTTTGTTCACAACAGGCAAATCGAGTCGAAGAAAAAAGTGCTTAGTAATTGGCGAAAAACATTGTTCTTAAGAGAAGAAAAAGAGATATCGGCAAAAGGTTGGCTGCTTGATGTTATGCGCTGTGTCGATAAACTCGGCAAAAGAGAATTTACACTTGATGAAATATATACTTTTGAAGGGGAATTAAGCAAATTACATCCGGACAACAAGCATATTAAAGATAAAATTCGGCAGCAATTACAGTTACTGCGGGACAAAGGTTATTTAGATTTTGTTTCCCGCGGTTATTACCGGCTTACATAA
- a CDS encoding type II toxin-antitoxin system MqsA family antitoxin, whose translation MKKNDFQELLTSIDQAREIHKRKLKPGRIFKFNPAAVKRIRKKLHVSQSEFAYMIGVSINTLQNWEQGRRKPEGPALALLKIADTNPKTILTALHI comes from the coding sequence ATGAAAAAGAATGATTTTCAAGAATTATTAACAAGCATTGACCAAGCTCGAGAAATACATAAGCGCAAGTTAAAGCCGGGTAGAATTTTCAAATTTAATCCCGCGGCTGTGAAAAGAATACGCAAAAAACTTCACGTATCTCAATCCGAATTTGCTTATATGATAGGAGTGAGTATAAACACATTACAAAATTGGGAGCAAGGAAGAAGAAAACCCGAAGGACCTGCATTAGCATTGCTCAAAATAGCGGACACCAACCCAAAAACTATCCTTACTGCTTTACATATTTAG
- a CDS encoding FMN-binding protein — translation MKTTKQRLIMKKFYSPIILVSTILIIFAYYAHADSKSYVDGVYTGEHSFVKVRVTVEDGKISDIEILSHGGGGKKYEKMIEPLKSDIIKAQSTEVDSITGATVSSKNLKKAVENALKPK, via the coding sequence ATGAAAACAACAAAGCAAAGGTTGATCATGAAAAAGTTTTACAGCCCGATAATACTGGTTTCGACAATTCTTATCATCTTCGCATATTACGCGCATGCTGACAGCAAAAGCTATGTGGACGGGGTTTATACCGGAGAACACTCGTTCGTAAAAGTCCGTGTCACGGTCGAAGACGGGAAGATATCGGACATTGAAATTCTCAGTCACGGAGGAGGAGGAAAAAAATACGAAAAGATGATAGAGCCGCTGAAATCAGATATTATCAAAGCTCAATCCACAGAAGTAGATTCCATAACCGGGGCAACAGTCAGCAGTAAAAACCTAAAAAAAGCCGTGGAAAACGCGCTGAAACCAAAATAA
- a CDS encoding autotransporter domain-containing protein: MKRAPLFLISIFLSFAACPLFVSAEVQDIGAGSTPVDPLTGQVDGVNFTADGEATLTDGQPLNSNFTNPVAATTEEDGTGTLTFTGSSLVWGNAGEEDGALKTVNLTGDNTTTVEITDNLYANTLNFGGDGESIIGGMITLGTVTNSSGVNNSGNLFFHNSSTVTGNVGAAGAALNTVCYDDNNGVIDLQGDVFAATLSFGEGEEHSEGEIQIDGTAALGVVSTLYDDFGTLTFGGNATVTGNTGGAGVMLKVINADGESTLIDLQGDVYAGVLNFGGDGEVRLHETMSFDSVTNTTSGQGTLTLNGAAALTCDIGSTGAGIKLLNVGYGLVTLDGDILAVATNFAGDNELQIADGHSITGAVTTFTNNTGTLTFAGTSTMTGQIGTSTNLLKKVNVGAWPAKVTFNNDIYATEIYVEDDGEIEFADGVDYNRNAAAGSITTESDSYGYLLFKGSSVINASVGTTDDHFYEIRLDFADPSSVAQITGDTYVAYNGVNFDHDGELQVDGDFYGPVENDSGIADTATITFGGNAEIDWLGGAGVNTLKTVNANGTGTLVEGADFYTQTINFGGDGEVRLHETMSFDSVTNTTSGQGTLTLHGAAALTCDIGSTGDGIKLLNVGYGLVTLDGDILSLSTNFAGDNELRLADGSSITGAVTNTTSGEGTLTLQGAHALVGNIGSTGAGLKLLTVGNGLVTIDGDILALATNFAGDNELRLADGHSITGAVTTSGSGTGTLTFDGATTTGGDIGVAGTPLKAVNFNGAATLAHNIAATTTTIAAGSTTTCNGDRTVTGNLTLAAAANAVLDIGTTTLDVTGVYTQNNLSKLNVGVNGTTAGQITSASSAVVSAASALNLTVSDYVPSNTTFTIIDGAAGAGVNVPGIISSNSPILTFSGTVVNGDLFITANRTNTYNTIASGNAGAVGAILEQIGAAGATGDMLTILDALDSLPDNASIQDALDTLVPLFDSGVLNGSNTMLNQFIGISTGRLEGLFAEAHNSGNGTTGISAGDNERKGIDIWGQGFGEYLRQKPRGVSNGYRATIWGTAVGGDIPAFDDKVRLGISGGYARSDINSKDNHGQTDIDSYQGTLYAGYIDGEKPYYVNGAFSFAYNTYKSSRRIVIGTDTRTAKSDYDGQQYSVIVDGGYTFSVEQFRITPIASLQYMRLHLESYTETNADALNLKVKSQNYDMLQSGLGMKFERPYETELGTLIPEIHARWLYDFIGDKQETTSTFSGGGGSFATEGFDPAQNSLNVGCKLVLITKGNWDFEANYDFEYKEDFLAHTGWVNIRYNF; the protein is encoded by the coding sequence ATGAAAAGAGCCCCGCTTTTTTTGATATCAATTTTTTTAAGTTTTGCTGCTTGTCCCCTGTTTGTTAGTGCGGAAGTGCAGGACATCGGAGCCGGCAGTACGCCGGTAGATCCTTTGACCGGACAGGTGGACGGCGTAAATTTCACTGCGGACGGAGAAGCTACACTGACTGACGGGCAGCCTCTAAATTCTAATTTCACCAATCCTGTTGCCGCGACAACCGAAGAGGACGGCACCGGCACTCTTACTTTTACCGGTTCTTCTCTTGTTTGGGGTAATGCCGGCGAAGAGGATGGAGCCCTGAAAACCGTAAATCTAACGGGCGATAACACGACGACGGTAGAGATTACGGACAACCTCTATGCCAATACCTTAAACTTCGGCGGTGATGGCGAATCAATAATAGGCGGTATGATTACTCTCGGCACTGTTACCAACAGCAGCGGCGTCAATAACTCCGGCAACCTCTTTTTCCATAACAGTTCCACTGTAACAGGCAACGTTGGCGCAGCCGGCGCCGCGCTTAACACTGTTTGCTATGACGATAATAACGGGGTAATAGATCTCCAGGGAGACGTCTTTGCCGCTACCCTGAGCTTTGGCGAGGGAGAAGAGCACAGCGAGGGCGAAATACAGATAGACGGAACAGCTGCACTCGGCGTTGTTTCCACCCTTTACGACGACTTCGGCACCCTAACGTTCGGAGGAAATGCCACTGTAACAGGTAACACCGGCGGAGCGGGCGTTATGCTTAAAGTCATAAACGCCGACGGTGAGAGCACACTAATAGATCTTCAGGGTGATGTTTATGCCGGCGTCTTAAACTTCGGCGGCGACGGCGAAGTGCGGTTACATGAGACGATGAGTTTTGACAGCGTTACCAATACTACAAGCGGCCAAGGGACTCTTACATTAAATGGCGCCGCCGCGCTTACCTGTGATATCGGTTCAACCGGAGCCGGAATTAAACTTCTAAATGTCGGTTACGGCCTTGTAACTCTTGACGGCGATATTCTCGCGGTTGCCACCAATTTCGCGGGTGATAATGAACTTCAAATTGCCGACGGACACAGTATTACCGGCGCCGTTACAACATTCACGAATAACACAGGCACACTGACATTCGCGGGCACCAGCACAATGACAGGGCAGATTGGGACAAGCACTAATCTTCTTAAAAAGGTGAATGTCGGAGCCTGGCCCGCAAAGGTTACATTCAACAATGATATCTACGCTACAGAAATCTATGTTGAAGACGACGGTGAAATCGAATTCGCCGATGGCGTGGATTACAATCGGAATGCCGCGGCGGGCAGTATTACTACCGAAAGCGATAGTTACGGTTATTTACTCTTTAAAGGTTCCAGTGTCATAAACGCTTCTGTCGGCACAACTGATGATCACTTTTATGAGATAAGGCTTGATTTCGCCGATCCTTCATCTGTAGCACAGATTACAGGCGATACTTATGTTGCGTACAACGGTGTAAACTTCGACCACGACGGTGAATTGCAGGTGGATGGGGATTTCTACGGGCCGGTTGAGAACGACAGCGGAATCGCTGACACCGCTACTATTACCTTTGGCGGCAATGCTGAGATAGATTGGCTGGGCGGGGCCGGCGTCAACACACTCAAAACAGTAAACGCAAACGGCACCGGCACTTTAGTAGAAGGCGCTGATTTCTATACCCAGACCATAAACTTTGGCGGCGACGGCGAAGTGCGGTTACATGAGACGATGAGTTTTGACAGCGTTACCAATACTACAAGCGGGCAAGGGACTCTTACATTACATGGTGCCGCCGCGCTTACCTGTGATATCGGTTCAACCGGAGACGGAATTAAACTTCTAAATGTCGGTTACGGTCTTGTAACTCTTGACGGCGACATTCTCTCTCTCTCCACCAATTTCGCGGGCGACAATGAACTGCGTCTTGCCGACGGCAGCAGTATTACCGGCGCCGTTACAAATACGACGAGCGGCGAGGGCACGCTTACATTACAAGGCGCTCACGCGCTTGTCGGTAATATCGGTTCCACCGGCGCGGGGCTCAAACTTTTAACAGTCGGGAACGGCCTCGTAACCATTGACGGAGATATTCTCGCTCTCGCCACCAATTTCGCGGGCGATAATGAACTGCGTCTTGCCGACGGCCACAGCATTACCGGCGCCGTTACAACATCAGGCAGCGGCACGGGAACTCTCACATTTGACGGCGCGACAACTACCGGCGGGGATATCGGCGTCGCCGGCACTCCCCTGAAAGCAGTCAATTTTAACGGAGCCGCCACGCTGGCCCATAACATTGCCGCTACAACGACGACAATCGCAGCGGGCAGCACTACAACTTGTAACGGAGACAGAACTGTTACGGGTAACCTTACGCTTGCCGCGGCAGCCAACGCCGTACTGGATATAGGAACCACCACCCTTGATGTTACCGGAGTTTATACGCAAAACAATCTTTCAAAATTAAACGTCGGGGTAAACGGAACAACGGCGGGACAGATTACCTCCGCAAGCAGCGCGGTTGTGAGCGCCGCAAGCGCGCTAAACCTCACTGTTTCCGATTACGTACCGAGCAATACCACTTTCACCATTATCGACGGGGCGGCAGGGGCAGGCGTTAATGTTCCCGGCATAATCAGCTCAAACAGCCCCATACTTACTTTTTCCGGAACGGTTGTAAACGGAGACCTTTTCATTACGGCCAATCGTACCAACACATACAATACTATAGCTTCCGGTAACGCCGGAGCGGTGGGCGCGATCCTCGAACAGATAGGCGCCGCAGGCGCCACCGGCGATATGCTCACAATATTGGACGCGCTCGATAGTCTGCCCGATAATGCGAGCATTCAGGATGCGCTTGATACGCTCGTTCCCCTGTTCGACAGCGGCGTGCTTAACGGCAGTAACACTATGCTCAACCAGTTTATAGGAATATCGACGGGCAGACTGGAAGGACTGTTCGCAGAGGCTCATAATTCCGGAAACGGAACAACGGGTATTTCCGCGGGAGACAACGAGCGCAAAGGTATAGATATCTGGGGTCAGGGCTTCGGCGAATATCTGCGCCAGAAACCGCGCGGTGTAAGCAACGGTTATCGCGCAACCATATGGGGTACCGCCGTCGGCGGAGATATTCCCGCTTTCGACGACAAAGTCCGCCTGGGTATCAGCGGAGGATATGCCCGGAGTGACATCAATTCAAAAGACAACCACGGACAGACCGATATAGACAGTTACCAGGGCACTTTGTACGCCGGTTATATTGACGGAGAGAAACCGTATTATGTTAATGGCGCATTCTCGTTCGCGTATAACACATACAAAAGTTCAAGGCGTATAGTTATCGGAACTGACACAAGAACCGCAAAATCCGATTACGACGGCCAGCAGTATTCGGTTATAGTTGACGGTGGATACACTTTCAGTGTGGAGCAATTTCGTATAACCCCTATTGCGTCGTTGCAGTATATGCGCCTGCACCTTGAGAGCTATACAGAAACCAACGCAGACGCGCTTAACCTGAAAGTCAAAAGTCAGAACTATGATATGTTACAATCCGGCCTCGGGATGAAATTCGAGCGCCCTTATGAGACAGAACTCGGCACTTTGATTCCCGAAATCCATGCCAGGTGGCTTTATGATTTCATAGGGGATAAACAGGAAACTACTTCAACGTTCTCCGGAGGCGGAGGTTCATTCGCAACCGAGGGTTTCGATCCCGCGCAGAACTCGCTTAATGTCGGGTGCAAGTTAGTCCTTATTACAAAAGGTAACTGGGATTTCGAAGCCAATTACGATTTCGAATATAAGGAAGATTTTTTAGCCCATACGGGCTGGGTAAACATCAGATATAACTTTTAA
- a CDS encoding discoidin domain-containing protein encodes MGNRLKNINIITLITFFLLFAANAAGASVTVKASSVQENNNELGPQNVIDNNMSTRWSSDFTDDEWLEIDFGEEKDIVGLKLYWEAAFGKSYEIKISKDGREWDRVYQKDSGIRKFCDDIYFGKKTARYIKVQFKERGTSWGYSLWEIIVKGPDEELYVDASSFADGSKRPDNIFDADLETLWQAGKGGDAEWIEIDLRKEKDLGGIVIHWGENYAKRFELQVSDDKKKWNTVFKGTPVSGGTEQVNANIVGKRYIRLVCAPGCEIREIEFRDWADIAGKSNLDIVRGLTGWEGFKWNTFVGRDGSFGPEPYPFRVGFWVYDIEAGKLYTPETMETEWKLDGGSLPVNIISWRGDGFKAETTIFARLEKKGVMVNFSSIKIRNESPVPRKFLVYVNVRTNPMLKLWGVLVKSLERRGGNIIRADGKDSIFLKEKINVSAAEVPEFAGYKVINSGAGLRDDNAGVKGAVVYKTEINAGEEKSYCVMVPSENGAALTADEILNLDFEKNLELTRTFWEGIAPLKLTVPDKRYEDCFYSSIYYMLIMMNGDEIYPGPFAYKTFFLHDAVEMAGAFDKVGLSEVTRRALKYFTYNEGDGYLDGLGGSSFALFEHYRITKDKEYLRSVYPRILKACEIIREKRKPNLRPGLKDTALYGLMPPSVSQDNFSLPSHLYQDNWWSMIGLKAGEEAANVLGKKEDAEWMKKEYDSLRECALASIEKVMERENISYMPAFADYWPPEERKVDPDHRILGEAQMCSSHRTPLFPGQSLGIDVPEDLFARSYRHYWDVTGKFSGYDGGWYVEYEQVFWGYNIMIVHPLMYIGMEDVALKSLEWSISNLSCPGGWMEAMPSVEDGQGFRRIGEGIIGDVPHGWVAGYYVLLLRNMLLREENGFLLLLSCVPEKWFDDGKVIELKNAPTYFGDVSLKVESFIKDGFIKLSFDNIAPPEAGYVICSPLRKKISGVAIDGIPLKGVLTDKIPVPSDAREVKIYY; translated from the coding sequence ATGGGAAATCGGCTGAAAAATATTAACATTATAACCCTGATAACATTTTTTCTTTTATTTGCCGCTAACGCTGCGGGAGCTTCCGTGACTGTGAAGGCTTCATCTGTTCAGGAAAATAATAATGAACTGGGGCCGCAGAATGTAATCGATAATAATATGTCAACCAGGTGGAGCAGTGACTTTACGGATGATGAATGGCTGGAAATCGATTTCGGAGAGGAAAAAGATATCGTCGGTTTGAAACTATACTGGGAGGCCGCGTTCGGCAAGTCTTACGAAATAAAAATATCAAAAGACGGAAGAGAATGGGACAGGGTTTATCAGAAAGACAGCGGCATAAGAAAATTCTGCGACGACATTTATTTCGGCAAAAAGACAGCGCGTTATATAAAGGTGCAGTTTAAGGAGAGAGGGACTTCCTGGGGCTATTCGCTCTGGGAGATTATTGTAAAAGGGCCGGATGAAGAACTGTATGTGGACGCTTCTTCTTTCGCGGACGGGAGCAAACGTCCGGACAATATATTTGACGCGGACCTTGAGACATTGTGGCAGGCCGGAAAAGGCGGGGACGCGGAATGGATTGAAATCGATTTAAGAAAAGAAAAAGACCTCGGGGGAATTGTTATACACTGGGGAGAAAATTACGCGAAAAGATTTGAACTGCAGGTTTCAGATGATAAGAAAAAATGGAACACTGTTTTTAAAGGAACCCCGGTGTCCGGCGGAACTGAGCAGGTAAACGCGAATATAGTCGGCAAACGTTATATCAGGCTGGTTTGCGCGCCCGGGTGCGAAATCAGGGAAATAGAATTCAGGGACTGGGCGGATATCGCCGGAAAAAGCAATCTTGATATAGTGCGCGGGCTTACGGGATGGGAAGGTTTTAAGTGGAACACTTTTGTCGGAAGGGACGGGTCTTTCGGCCCTGAGCCGTATCCTTTCCGGGTCGGTTTCTGGGTATATGATATAGAAGCGGGGAAATTATATACGCCTGAGACTATGGAAACTGAGTGGAAGCTGGATGGGGGAAGCCTTCCCGTGAATATAATCAGCTGGCGCGGCGACGGGTTCAAAGCGGAAACAACGATTTTTGCGCGGCTCGAGAAAAAAGGCGTAATGGTTAACTTCTCTTCCATAAAAATCAGGAACGAGAGTCCTGTGCCCAGAAAGTTTTTAGTGTATGTAAATGTCCGGACGAACCCTATGCTGAAATTGTGGGGAGTCCTTGTAAAATCCCTTGAGCGCCGGGGCGGGAACATTATCCGGGCGGACGGGAAAGACAGTATATTTTTGAAAGAGAAAATAAATGTTTCCGCCGCTGAGGTTCCTGAGTTTGCGGGGTATAAGGTTATTAATTCGGGCGCCGGGCTCAGGGATGATAACGCCGGAGTAAAAGGAGCCGTTGTCTATAAAACCGAGATAAACGCCGGTGAGGAAAAATCATATTGTGTTATGGTCCCGTCGGAAAACGGCGCGGCGTTGACAGCCGATGAGATTTTAAACCTGGATTTTGAAAAAAACCTTGAGCTTACTAGGACATTCTGGGAAGGGATTGCGCCGCTTAAACTCACAGTTCCCGACAAACGCTATGAAGACTGTTTCTACTCTTCCATTTACTATATGCTGATTATGATGAACGGCGATGAAATTTACCCGGGGCCGTTTGCCTATAAAACATTTTTCCTTCACGACGCCGTCGAGATGGCGGGCGCGTTCGATAAAGTCGGTTTGAGCGAAGTGACGCGCCGGGCGCTGAAATATTTTACTTATAATGAGGGTGACGGGTATCTGGACGGTCTTGGAGGAAGTTCTTTCGCTCTCTTTGAACATTACAGGATAACAAAAGATAAGGAATATCTGAGAAGCGTATATCCGAGAATACTGAAAGCCTGCGAAATCATAAGAGAAAAAAGGAAGCCGAATCTCAGGCCCGGGCTTAAAGATACCGCGCTTTACGGGCTTATGCCCCCGTCTGTAAGCCAGGATAATTTCAGCCTGCCGTCGCACCTGTACCAGGATAACTGGTGGAGTATGATAGGCCTTAAGGCCGGAGAAGAAGCGGCAAATGTCCTCGGGAAGAAAGAAGACGCCGAATGGATGAAAAAGGAATATGACAGCCTCAGGGAATGCGCTCTTGCCAGCATCGAGAAAGTTATGGAGAGAGAAAATATATCTTATATGCCGGCTTTTGCCGATTATTGGCCTCCGGAAGAAAGAAAAGTCGATCCCGACCACCGGATACTGGGCGAGGCGCAGATGTGCAGTTCCCACCGGACACCGCTTTTCCCCGGACAAAGCCTGGGGATAGATGTTCCTGAGGATTTATTTGCCCGCTCATACCGTCATTACTGGGATGTAACCGGAAAATTTTCCGGTTATGACGGCGGATGGTATGTTGAGTACGAACAGGTTTTCTGGGGGTATAATATAATGATTGTCCATCCCCTGATGTATATCGGGATGGAAGACGTGGCGTTGAAAAGCCTTGAGTGGAGCATCAGCAATCTGTCCTGTCCCGGGGGATGGATGGAGGCTATGCCGAGTGTTGAAGACGGGCAGGGTTTCCGGAGAATCGGAGAGGGGATAATCGGGGATGTTCCCCACGGCTGGGTGGCGGGTTATTATGTATTGCTTTTAAGAAATATGCTCCTGCGCGAAGAAAACGGTTTTCTTCTGCTGTTATCCTGCGTTCCCGAAAAATGGTTTGACGACGGCAAAGTCATAGAACTTAAGAACGCGCCGACATATTTCGGCGATGTAAGCCTTAAAGTTGAAAGTTTTATAAAAGACGGTTTCATAAAACTTTCCTTCGACAATATCGCTCCGCCCGAAGCCGGGTATGTGATCTGTTCTCCTTTGAGGAAAAAAATATCGGGTGTTGCAATTGACGGTATTCCGTTGAAAGGTGTTTTAACGGATAAGATACCTGTTCCTTCCGATGCGAGAGAAGTTAAAATCTATTATTAA
- the hflC gene encoding protease modulator HflC — protein sequence MKQVFSILITVVIIIAVFVISGALYTINEIQQVVVTQFGKPIGKPITEAGLHFKMPFIQQANYFDKWILEWDGEPNQIPTGDKKYISVDTTARWRIKDALKFFQSVGNETGGQARLDDIIDSATRDAVTNQKLVETVRDSNRIIEEKAESKDDDAMGQVEELEKIYYGREALTRAILDEASKIVPQYGIELIDVRIKRINYVPDVQKKVFERMISERKRAAEQYRSEGEGKRAEIEGKRAKELNQIQSEAYRVAEEIKGKADAEATKIYADAYNKSPEFYSFLKTLETYKKTVDKSTTLILTTDSEYYKYFKDSGGVSQ from the coding sequence ATGAAACAGGTTTTTTCAATTCTAATTACTGTAGTTATTATTATCGCAGTCTTTGTCATAAGCGGAGCGCTTTACACAATAAATGAAATTCAGCAGGTTGTTGTAACTCAGTTCGGCAAGCCGATAGGCAAGCCTATTACCGAAGCCGGGCTTCATTTTAAAATGCCTTTTATCCAGCAGGCAAACTATTTTGATAAGTGGATATTGGAATGGGATGGCGAGCCGAATCAAATACCAACAGGAGACAAAAAATATATATCGGTTGATACAACAGCGAGATGGAGAATAAAAGACGCTTTAAAATTTTTCCAGTCAGTTGGTAATGAAACCGGCGGGCAGGCGAGACTTGACGATATTATTGACTCGGCTACGAGAGACGCGGTTACAAACCAGAAGCTTGTTGAAACAGTCAGGGACAGCAATAGGATTATAGAAGAGAAAGCGGAAAGCAAAGATGATGATGCTATGGGGCAGGTTGAAGAGCTTGAGAAAATATATTACGGCAGGGAAGCCTTGACGCGCGCTATTTTAGACGAGGCATCGAAAATCGTGCCTCAGTACGGCATAGAACTTATTGATGTGAGGATTAAGCGCATAAATTATGTTCCCGATGTTCAGAAAAAAGTATTTGAGCGAATGATATCCGAAAGAAAACGCGCAGCCGAGCAATACCGTTCGGAAGGCGAAGGGAAAAGAGCTGAAATCGAAGGAAAAAGAGCAAAAGAACTGAACCAGATACAGTCGGAAGCATACCGCGTTGCCGAGGAAATAAAAGGCAAGGCTGACGCCGAGGCTACAAAGATATACGCTGACGCGTATAATAAATCGCCTGAGTTTTATTCATTTTTAAAGACTCTCGAAACATACAAAAAAACGGTTGATAAATCCACAACTTTAATTCTTACAACCGACAGCGAGTATTATAAATATTTTAAAGATTCCGGCGGGGTTTCTCAGTAA
- the hflK gene encoding FtsH protease activity modulator HflK: MDLNEIDNPKELLKKMGIKMPDLHFSGGIFFIVIIVAAVGIMASGIYSTGPDEVGIIQRFGKYIRTTTPGLHIKIPLIENVTNVKVKYIFKEEFGYRTAKAGVVTQYSPKNYLDESLMLTGDLNVLVVEWITQFKVKDPVKLLFNIRNYKRTIRNISEAVMRQVVGDHTVNEVLTTRRVEINMEVQEKLQKILDSYDSGIQIVTVKLQNVNPPDPVKPSFNEVNEAKQEKEKLINQAWEAYNKIIPKARGEAEQTISEAEGYQLNRVNRAKGDAAKFISVYEEYKNAKDVTRKRMYLETMNEVLSKAGNKYIVDPSQKSILPLMNLKDQGGAQ, encoded by the coding sequence ATGGATTTAAATGAGATTGATAATCCCAAAGAGCTGTTAAAGAAAATGGGTATTAAAATGCCTGACTTGCATTTCAGCGGAGGGATATTTTTCATTGTAATAATTGTTGCGGCGGTAGGTATTATGGCATCGGGAATATATTCAACCGGCCCCGATGAAGTAGGTATAATTCAGCGCTTCGGCAAATATATAAGGACGACAACACCCGGTCTTCATATCAAAATTCCTCTGATAGAAAATGTGACAAATGTAAAAGTAAAATATATCTTCAAAGAGGAATTTGGTTATCGGACCGCAAAAGCCGGCGTTGTAACACAGTACTCTCCTAAAAATTACCTTGATGAATCACTTATGCTGACAGGCGATTTGAATGTGCTTGTTGTGGAATGGATAACCCAGTTTAAGGTTAAAGATCCGGTAAAACTCTTATTTAATATCAGAAATTATAAAAGGACGATACGGAACATTTCAGAAGCTGTTATGAGACAGGTTGTCGGTGACCACACAGTAAATGAAGTTCTTACGACCCGCAGGGTTGAAATAAACATGGAAGTGCAGGAGAAACTTCAGAAAATTCTTGATTCATATGACAGCGGTATACAGATAGTTACCGTAAAACTGCAGAACGTTAACCCTCCAGATCCTGTAAAACCGTCTTTTAACGAAGTAAACGAAGCAAAACAGGAAAAAGAAAAACTTATTAACCAGGCATGGGAAGCTTACAATAAAATTATTCCCAAAGCCCGGGGTGAAGCTGAACAGACAATAAGCGAAGCTGAAGGATATCAGCTAAACAGAGTAAACAGGGCAAAGGGCGATGCGGCTAAATTTATTTCTGTTTATGAGGAGTATAAAAACGCAAAAGATGTAACAAGAAAAAGGATGTATCTGGAAACAATGAATGAAGTTTTATCCAAAGCGGGCAATAAATATATTGTTGACCCAAGCCAAAAAAGTATTTTGCCTCTTATGAATCTTAAGGATCAAGGGGGTGCGCAATGA
- a CDS encoding discoidin domain-containing protein: MGNRLKNINIITLITFFLLFAVNAAKASINVKASSVQENNNELGPQNVIDNNMSTRWSSDFTDDEWLEIDFGREKMEHFCRKGRVFRP, encoded by the coding sequence ATGGGAAATCGGCTGAAAAATATTAACATTATAACCCTGATAACGTTTTTTCTTTTATTTGCCGTTAACGCTGCGAAAGCTTCCATTAACGTAAAGGCTTCATCTGTCCAGGAAAACAATAATGAACTGGGGCCGCAGAATGTAATCGATAATAATATGTCAACCAGGTGGAGCAGTGACTTTACGGATGATGAATGGCTGGAAATCGATTTCGGAAGAGAAAAAATGGAACACTTTTGTCGGAAGGGACGGGTCTTTCGGCCCTGA